From Demequina lutea, a single genomic window includes:
- the dapC gene encoding succinyldiaminopimelate transaminase, with protein MGLNASALPDFPWDSLTPFVERASAHPDGAINLSVGTPVDPTPAVVRDALVAAADASGYPATHGTAALRAAVVEWFARRRGVANVDPSSVLPTVGSKEFVGLLPSLLELGPGDVVVHPAVAYPTYDVGARLAGAMPLAADGVADWKGNAAVKLVWVNSPSNPTGAVAGVEELRAIVEAARAIGAVVASDECYAELAWEEPWSSQGVPSILDPRVCGGSHDGLLAVYSLSKQSNLAGYRAAFVAGDGAVVARLLEVRKHIGMIMPAPVQAAMVAALGDDAHVAEQRLVYGARRETLSGALVAAGFSIDDSVAGLYLWATRGEDAWASVAWLAERGIVVAPGSFYGPSGAKHVRVALTASDEHIDAAALRLVNEQ; from the coding sequence ATGGGCCTGAACGCGTCGGCCCTGCCCGACTTCCCCTGGGACAGTCTCACGCCCTTTGTCGAGCGCGCCTCCGCCCACCCGGACGGTGCCATCAACCTGTCTGTGGGTACTCCGGTTGACCCCACACCCGCGGTGGTTCGTGACGCGCTCGTCGCCGCTGCCGATGCCTCGGGATACCCGGCGACGCACGGGACCGCTGCGCTCCGGGCGGCGGTCGTCGAGTGGTTCGCCCGCAGGAGGGGCGTCGCCAACGTCGACCCTTCATCGGTGTTGCCGACGGTGGGTTCAAAGGAATTCGTGGGACTGCTTCCGTCGCTCTTGGAGCTGGGGCCGGGAGACGTGGTGGTCCACCCCGCGGTGGCATACCCGACATATGACGTGGGTGCGCGGCTCGCGGGCGCGATGCCGCTGGCTGCCGACGGTGTGGCCGACTGGAAAGGCAACGCCGCCGTCAAGCTTGTGTGGGTCAATTCCCCCTCGAACCCGACGGGGGCCGTGGCTGGAGTCGAGGAACTCCGCGCGATCGTCGAGGCGGCGCGCGCCATCGGCGCGGTTGTCGCCTCGGACGAGTGCTACGCGGAGTTGGCGTGGGAGGAGCCGTGGAGTTCACAAGGGGTTCCGTCTATCCTGGATCCGCGGGTGTGCGGAGGCAGTCACGATGGGCTCCTCGCCGTGTACTCGCTGTCCAAGCAATCCAACCTCGCGGGCTACCGTGCAGCGTTCGTTGCGGGCGACGGCGCGGTCGTCGCGAGACTCCTCGAGGTCCGCAAGCACATCGGAATGATCATGCCCGCTCCCGTGCAGGCCGCGATGGTGGCGGCGTTGGGCGACGACGCCCACGTCGCCGAGCAGCGTCTGGTCTACGGCGCGCGTCGTGAGACGTTGTCAGGGGCTCTTGTCGCAGCGGGATTCTCCATCGATGACTCGGTGGCGGGGCTCTACTTGTGGGCAACCCGTGGCGAGGATGCATGGGCGAGCGTCGCCTGGTTGGCCGAGCGCGGCATCGTTGTTGCGCCCGGCTCGTTCTACGGCCCGAGCGGTGCAAAGCATGTGCGCGTGGCACTAACCGCTTCCGATGAGCACATTGACGCTGCGGCTCTTAGGCTCGTCAACGAACAGTAA
- the fdxA gene encoding ferredoxin: MTYVIALPCVDLKDKACIDECPVDCIYEGERMLYIHPDECVDCGACEPVCPVEAIYYEDDVPDKWSDYYAANVEFFSEIGSPGGAAKMGLIAHDHDLIKSLPLQNVE, encoded by the coding sequence GTGACGTACGTCATCGCCTTGCCGTGTGTAGACCTCAAAGACAAGGCCTGCATCGACGAGTGTCCGGTGGACTGTATCTACGAGGGCGAGCGGATGCTCTACATCCACCCCGACGAGTGCGTCGATTGTGGTGCTTGCGAGCCCGTATGCCCGGTCGAGGCGATCTACTACGAGGACGATGTCCCCGACAAGTGGTCCGATTACTACGCGGCAAACGTGGAGTTCTTCTCCGAAATCGGCTCTCCCGGTGGAGCGGCCAAGATGGGACTGATCGCCCACGATCACGACCTCATCAAGTCGTTGCCCCTCCAGAACGTCGAATAG
- a CDS encoding VanW family protein, producing the protein MSRRRRLDIALASALVQRRLSRASYKSTVRRFPAPPLRGPRIALERAALPMPPIARRRVDARQLDAIDLADIVRPLADPGPVFVPSITVSVPPPPELALTAAAEHAAPEPEPEPEPEPEPEPEPEPEPEPEPEPEPEPEPEPEPTQRRARGRHRVLAGFGIVLAVLLASYVGAEAWATRTVTSGVTVLGEDLGGLPRADAKVALVRLATAANSTPIEVKIARYSATMVPSASGLTVDANATLDRLTGFTLDPRRLIGHFRGGGAVAPVVHVDTKALSAAVGLVASRLDRSAESASITLDGAQVKVTGGQPSIVVNAEATVAALSTAWPVATAVAPVATVTQPAVPQDVAEAFQAEVNYNEFAKDITLTGPNGNVDLTPEDWAKFATVDTSTGTPQLVVDGQGLATSLVKAHPELNNEARGSSVSFDGSHNLVVDQGQPGRELNSSSLGAHVLGAAGRDSRTAVLPYTITAVVPPAENLNIGDFTTKISAFDTFLPWEPIRTKNLQNAANIITGTIVAPGATFDLTKVISPIDSAHGYVEAGVITNGIHTLGMGGGLSQMATTSYNAAYFAGYDILAHRQHSVWFTRYPAGRESTIYSGQINMVFKNDTPYAAIINSYIEGNRLHVDIWSTPYYRVETEATPHLNIKAPGVTVLTRPDCVPSGAGQAGFTITNYRRVFLGDKQVKNEADKWTYQPDNAIQCQ; encoded by the coding sequence ATGTCGCGCCGTAGGCGCCTCGATATCGCGTTGGCCTCCGCCCTCGTTCAACGGCGGTTGTCGCGCGCGAGCTACAAGTCAACGGTAAGGCGGTTCCCCGCGCCGCCGTTGCGTGGACCCCGCATCGCGCTTGAGCGCGCGGCCCTGCCGATGCCGCCCATTGCGCGTCGACGCGTCGACGCCCGCCAGCTGGACGCTATTGACCTTGCCGACATTGTGCGGCCGTTGGCCGATCCAGGCCCCGTGTTTGTTCCCTCGATCACGGTATCGGTGCCTCCTCCGCCCGAACTTGCATTGACGGCCGCAGCCGAGCACGCTGCTCCAGAGCCAGAGCCAGAGCCAGAGCCAGAGCCAGAGCCAGAGCCAGAGCCAGAGCCAGAGCCAGAGCCAGAGCCAGAGCCAGAGCCAGAGCCAGAGCCAGAGCCAGAGCCAACTCAGCGGCGCGCGCGGGGCCGCCACCGTGTGCTTGCCGGATTCGGCATTGTGCTTGCCGTGCTTCTCGCGAGTTATGTTGGCGCCGAGGCCTGGGCCACACGCACCGTCACGAGCGGTGTCACCGTGCTGGGCGAGGACCTCGGCGGATTGCCGCGCGCTGACGCCAAGGTCGCGCTCGTGCGCCTCGCCACTGCCGCCAATTCCACGCCGATCGAGGTCAAGATCGCGCGCTACTCCGCGACCATGGTGCCCTCGGCATCGGGGCTCACGGTCGACGCCAACGCCACTCTTGATCGATTGACGGGCTTCACTCTGGACCCGCGGCGGCTCATCGGCCATTTCCGCGGCGGTGGAGCGGTAGCACCCGTGGTGCATGTCGACACGAAGGCTTTGAGCGCTGCGGTTGGCCTGGTCGCGAGTCGACTTGACCGCTCTGCAGAGTCGGCGTCGATCACTCTCGACGGCGCCCAGGTGAAGGTGACCGGCGGGCAGCCCAGCATCGTCGTCAACGCCGAAGCGACGGTCGCAGCCTTGAGCACCGCCTGGCCGGTGGCGACCGCCGTGGCGCCCGTGGCGACGGTCACGCAACCGGCGGTTCCGCAAGACGTTGCCGAAGCCTTCCAAGCCGAGGTCAACTACAACGAGTTTGCCAAGGACATCACCCTCACCGGCCCAAACGGCAATGTTGATCTCACTCCTGAGGACTGGGCGAAGTTCGCGACGGTCGACACCTCAACCGGCACGCCACAACTCGTGGTTGACGGTCAAGGGCTCGCGACGTCACTCGTCAAGGCACATCCTGAACTCAACAACGAGGCGCGCGGATCAAGCGTGTCGTTTGACGGGAGCCACAACCTGGTGGTCGACCAGGGTCAGCCTGGCCGCGAACTCAATTCCAGTTCGCTCGGTGCGCACGTGTTGGGCGCGGCGGGCCGCGACAGCCGCACGGCGGTGCTGCCCTACACGATCACCGCGGTGGTGCCGCCCGCCGAAAACCTCAACATCGGCGACTTCACCACCAAGATATCGGCCTTCGACACCTTTCTCCCCTGGGAGCCGATCAGGACGAAGAACCTTCAGAATGCCGCGAACATCATCACGGGAACGATTGTTGCCCCCGGCGCCACTTTTGACCTCACCAAGGTGATTAGCCCGATCGACTCCGCGCACGGTTACGTCGAGGCAGGCGTGATTACCAATGGGATCCACACTCTCGGCATGGGCGGAGGCCTGAGTCAGATGGCGACGACGAGTTACAACGCCGCCTACTTCGCCGGGTACGACATCCTGGCCCACCGCCAGCACAGCGTGTGGTTCACTCGCTACCCTGCGGGCCGCGAGTCGACGATCTACTCGGGCCAGATCAACATGGTCTTCAAGAACGACACTCCGTACGCGGCAATCATCAACTCCTACATCGAAGGCAATAGGCTCCACGTCGACATTTGGTCAACGCCCTATTACCGCGTCGAGACGGAAGCAACCCCGCACCTCAATATCAAGGCTCCAGGCGTGACGGTGCTCACCCGCCCCGACTGCGTGCCTTCCGGAGCGGGCCAGGCTGGATTTACGATCACCAACTACCGGCGAGTATTCCTTGGCGACAAGCAGGTGAAGAACGAGGCCGACAAGTGGACCTACCAGCCCGACAACGCCATCCAGTGCCAATAA
- a CDS encoding DUF6113 family protein, protein MLKRAVSVLALGLLGALVAAIGAGSHRSTGYLGVGLVLALIACAGVFAKVWQSWNGYVAFASLWVGVTVFFYSTGPGQSQLISGDLKDQLWVYGGAVVLSIVAAVPRFVFVGRDVAP, encoded by the coding sequence ATGCTGAAGAGGGCCGTCTCCGTACTGGCGCTCGGTCTGCTGGGGGCGCTCGTGGCCGCCATCGGTGCCGGGTCTCATCGGTCGACCGGTTATCTCGGTGTCGGTCTCGTACTGGCGTTGATCGCCTGCGCCGGGGTATTCGCCAAGGTGTGGCAGTCCTGGAACGGCTACGTCGCGTTCGCCTCCCTGTGGGTGGGGGTCACGGTGTTCTTCTACTCCACGGGTCCGGGGCAGTCCCAACTCATCTCAGGCGACCTCAAGGATCAGTTGTGGGTCTACGGGGGCGCGGTGGTGCTTTCCATTGTTGCGGCGGTTCCTCGATTTGTCTTTGTTGGTCGCGATGTCGCGCCGTAG
- the typA gene encoding translational GTPase TypA yields the protein MPLRSDLRNVAIVAHVDHGKTTLVDAMLVQGGAYGDHAHVTDRAMDSGDLEREKGITILAKNTAIRYTGAASIPGGVTINVIDTPGHADFGGEVERGLSMVDGVVLLVDASEGPLPQTRFVLRKALAAHLPVIIVVNKVDRPDSRIAEVVEETHDLLLSLASDLHDEVPDLDIDSLLEVPVIYASAKAGIASLVRPADGTMPEGKNLEPLFQVIMERIPAPEYEEGAPLQAHVTNLDASPFLGRLALLRVFNGTIKKGQMVAWARHDGTMKTVKITELLETKGLERVPAESAGPGDIIAVAGIPDITIGETLTDIDDPRPLPLITVDDPAISVTIGINTSPLAGRVKGAKVTARQVKDRLDRELVGNVSLKVLDTGRPDAWEVQGRGELALAILVEQMRREGFELTVGKPQVVTKLVDGKLHEPMEHMTIDVPEEHLGAITQLLASRKGRMESMANHGTGWVRMEFLVPARGLIGFRSTFLTDTRGTGIASSISHGYEPWTGAIEYRTNGSLVADRSGPVTGNALMALQDRGTFFVKPTEDVYEGMVVGENARNEDMDVNITKEKKLDNIRSSTSETLERLAPARRLTLEECLEFAREDECVEVTPENVRIRKVVLDQTERGRAASRAKRQNA from the coding sequence ATGCCCCTGCGCTCTGACCTGCGCAACGTCGCAATCGTCGCCCACGTCGACCACGGCAAGACCACTTTGGTCGACGCCATGCTGGTCCAGGGCGGCGCCTACGGCGACCACGCCCATGTGACCGATCGTGCCATGGATTCGGGTGACCTCGAACGCGAAAAGGGCATCACGATCCTCGCGAAGAACACCGCCATTCGCTACACCGGGGCAGCGTCCATCCCCGGCGGCGTCACCATCAACGTCATCGACACCCCTGGCCACGCCGACTTCGGCGGCGAGGTCGAGCGCGGACTGTCGATGGTCGACGGCGTCGTCCTGCTCGTCGATGCCTCCGAGGGCCCCCTGCCCCAGACGCGTTTCGTGCTGCGCAAGGCACTTGCCGCGCACCTGCCCGTCATCATCGTCGTCAACAAGGTCGACAGGCCCGACTCGCGCATCGCCGAGGTTGTCGAGGAGACCCACGACCTGCTGCTCTCGCTCGCGTCCGACCTTCACGACGAGGTCCCCGACCTTGACATCGATTCCCTGCTCGAAGTGCCCGTCATCTACGCCTCGGCCAAGGCGGGAATCGCGTCGCTCGTGCGGCCCGCCGACGGCACGATGCCTGAGGGCAAGAACCTCGAGCCCCTGTTCCAGGTCATCATGGAGCGCATCCCCGCCCCCGAGTACGAAGAGGGCGCACCGCTGCAGGCGCACGTGACCAACCTGGACGCCTCGCCGTTCCTTGGCCGCCTCGCCCTGCTGCGGGTGTTCAACGGCACCATCAAGAAGGGCCAGATGGTCGCGTGGGCCCGCCACGATGGCACGATGAAGACCGTCAAGATCACCGAACTTCTCGAGACCAAGGGCCTCGAGAGGGTTCCCGCTGAGAGCGCGGGGCCTGGCGACATCATCGCCGTGGCAGGTATCCCCGACATCACGATCGGCGAGACCCTCACCGACATTGACGACCCCCGACCGCTGCCGCTCATCACGGTCGACGACCCGGCGATCTCGGTCACCATCGGCATCAACACGTCTCCGCTCGCCGGCCGCGTCAAGGGCGCCAAGGTCACCGCACGTCAGGTGAAGGATCGGCTCGACAGGGAACTCGTCGGCAACGTGTCGCTCAAGGTGCTTGACACCGGCCGTCCCGATGCGTGGGAGGTCCAAGGTCGCGGAGAACTCGCGCTTGCGATCCTTGTCGAGCAGATGCGCCGCGAGGGCTTCGAGCTCACCGTCGGCAAGCCTCAGGTGGTCACCAAGCTCGTTGACGGCAAGCTGCACGAGCCCATGGAGCACATGACGATCGACGTCCCCGAGGAGCATCTCGGCGCGATCACTCAGCTGCTGGCGAGCCGCAAGGGTCGCATGGAGTCCATGGCGAACCACGGCACGGGTTGGGTGCGGATGGAATTCCTCGTTCCCGCCCGTGGACTCATCGGCTTCCGGTCGACGTTCCTCACCGACACCCGCGGCACGGGCATCGCGTCCTCGATCTCTCATGGCTACGAGCCGTGGACGGGCGCGATTGAGTACCGCACGAACGGCTCGCTCGTCGCGGACCGGTCCGGACCGGTGACCGGCAATGCGCTCATGGCGCTCCAGGACCGCGGCACCTTCTTCGTGAAGCCCACCGAGGATGTGTACGAGGGCATGGTCGTTGGCGAGAACGCCCGCAACGAGGACATGGACGTCAACATCACCAAGGAAAAGAAGCTCGACAACATTCGCTCGTCGACATCCGAGACGCTCGAGCGCCTTGCGCCCGCCAGGCGGCTCACGCTCGAGGAGTGCCTCGAGTTTGCGCGCGAAGACGAGTGTGTTGAGGTCACTCCCGAGAACGTGCGCATCCGTAAGGTCGTCCTCGATCAGACGGAGCGTGGTCGTGCGGCTTCGCGTGCGAAGAGGCAAAACGCCTAG
- a CDS encoding DUF952 domain-containing protein has protein sequence MTIWHLALESDWTKAVAAGSYRVSTRGLTVEEVGFIHGSTREQVAGVAALFYADVTEPLRLLAIDAEAVRASGTEVVFEDGGNGEMFPHIYGPIDTAWVREATPARIANGLLVVG, from the coding sequence ATGACCATTTGGCACCTCGCGCTCGAGTCCGACTGGACGAAGGCCGTCGCCGCCGGCAGCTATCGAGTGTCAACGCGAGGTCTCACCGTCGAAGAGGTCGGCTTCATCCACGGCTCCACTCGCGAGCAGGTGGCGGGAGTCGCCGCCCTGTTCTACGCCGATGTCACCGAACCGCTGCGCCTCCTCGCGATAGACGCCGAGGCGGTGCGAGCATCGGGCACCGAGGTGGTGTTCGAGGACGGAGGCAACGGGGAGATGTTCCCCCACATCTACGGCCCCATCGACACCGCGTGGGTGCGCGAGGCGACCCCCGCCCGGATCGCGAACGGCCTGCTCGTCGTCGGTTAG
- a CDS encoding class I SAM-dependent methyltransferase encodes MSAIGTSFGTAAGDYEKGRPGYPPEAVAWILGQAPLRVLDAGAGTGKLTAEVLRRGHEVIALDPDAAMLEALSRSVPGVETRVGAAEATGLPASSVDAVVFGQAWHWVDVAEASAEMARILRPGGVLGLIWNIRDESVPWVARLTEVMHGSAAEQLLAGSGPTVGVPFGPLEHRAFNWAREMTADELVAMARSRSYYITGNDANRARTDAGIVDLMSTLPALAKYDRIDLPYVTHGFRVRRPNVEG; translated from the coding sequence ATGAGCGCAATCGGCACGTCCTTTGGAACGGCGGCAGGTGACTACGAGAAGGGCCGGCCGGGCTACCCTCCGGAAGCGGTGGCGTGGATTCTGGGCCAGGCTCCGCTGCGTGTCCTTGACGCGGGTGCAGGCACTGGCAAGCTGACGGCCGAGGTGTTGCGGCGGGGCCATGAGGTCATCGCCCTTGACCCCGACGCGGCAATGCTCGAAGCGTTGTCTCGCTCCGTTCCTGGCGTCGAGACGCGAGTCGGGGCTGCGGAGGCGACGGGGCTACCCGCCTCGAGTGTCGACGCCGTCGTCTTCGGCCAGGCGTGGCACTGGGTGGACGTGGCTGAGGCATCGGCCGAAATGGCGAGGATCCTCCGCCCCGGCGGAGTGCTGGGCCTGATCTGGAATATCAGGGACGAGTCGGTGCCTTGGGTGGCGCGCCTCACCGAGGTGATGCACGGCTCGGCGGCGGAGCAACTGCTCGCTGGTTCCGGTCCCACCGTCGGCGTGCCGTTTGGGCCGCTGGAGCACCGTGCGTTCAACTGGGCACGAGAGATGACGGCAGACGAGCTCGTTGCGATGGCACGATCCCGGAGCTATTACATCACAGGTAACGACGCGAATCGCGCGAGGACTGATGCCGGGATTGTCGACCTCATGTCGACGCTGCCCGCCCTCGCGAAGTACGACCGCATTGACCTGCCGTATGTAACGCACGGGTTCCGGGTGCGTCGCCCCAACGTCGAGGGCTAA
- a CDS encoding PH domain-containing protein, with translation MQVCRTRGSLVAGWLTAGVGLLLGAGGVMAATQGSARQGIGLGACVALIGVAAYLRPAVVVSGDAVTFKNVFHTAVVPLSRIAEISARWSLEVRGDDGMAMGSFAAPTTRAARSDERSRNRVQETLADQEAHSPSRPAAMIYDAWQEWKTAHGDAPPHKGQSPSVTKRLDPMGLGLVLVGVAMGAVGLFG, from the coding sequence ATGCAGGTCTGTCGCACGCGCGGTTCGTTGGTCGCTGGCTGGCTGACCGCCGGCGTCGGGCTGCTCTTGGGAGCCGGTGGCGTGATGGCCGCCACCCAGGGCAGCGCACGCCAAGGCATCGGCCTCGGCGCCTGTGTGGCGTTGATCGGCGTCGCCGCCTATTTGCGACCCGCCGTGGTCGTCTCGGGCGATGCGGTGACTTTCAAGAATGTCTTCCACACCGCCGTCGTGCCGCTGTCGAGAATCGCTGAAATCAGCGCGCGCTGGTCGCTCGAAGTCCGCGGTGACGACGGAATGGCGATGGGGTCCTTCGCAGCGCCGACGACGCGTGCCGCACGCTCCGATGAAAGGTCCCGCAACCGTGTCCAAGAGACCCTGGCGGACCAAGAGGCACACTCACCGTCTCGGCCTGCCGCGATGATCTACGACGCCTGGCAGGAGTGGAAGACCGCTCACGGAGACGCGCCCCCGCACAAAGGCCAGTCCCCCTCGGTGACCAAGCGTCTAGACCCGATGGGGCTCGGGCTCGTTCTGGTGGGCGTCGCCATGGGAGCGGTCGGCCTCTTCGGCTGA
- a CDS encoding EamA family transporter, with amino-acid sequence MTMLTHDVRGSDVRSTATARGIPLAVISATSFGLSGSLARGLMDIGWTAGAATLMRVAIAALILVVPGVMALDGRWHLLRRALPTVLAYGVFAVAGAQLCYFLAVGYLDVGVALLIEYTAPVAVVMWVWFRQGSKPSRLTISGAALGLAGLVLLLDVLGGGSVSMVGVGWALGAMVGAAVYFVVSADNSNGLPGITLAASGLVVALIVLGGAALAGLLPIAFSTGQVRFTGFSLPWWAVGLALGAITAALAYVTGIAAVRTLGARLASFVALTEVLAAATFAAILLGQTPGPVQLAGAALVLAGVVVVKMGEPAEPAIDVDVVLAVVTTVAAVAAFDSAATLDSAEEADRSHGDAHQNEPEPHRV; translated from the coding sequence ATGACCATGTTGACGCATGACGTGCGGGGTAGTGACGTGCGGAGTACCGCAACGGCGAGGGGTATCCCCCTGGCCGTGATCTCCGCCACCTCCTTCGGGCTTTCCGGTAGCCTCGCCAGGGGACTCATGGACATCGGCTGGACCGCGGGGGCGGCTACGCTCATGCGCGTCGCGATCGCCGCCCTGATCCTCGTGGTTCCTGGCGTCATGGCGCTCGACGGCCGCTGGCACCTCTTGCGGCGCGCACTGCCAACGGTGCTCGCGTATGGAGTGTTCGCCGTCGCGGGCGCACAGTTGTGCTACTTCCTCGCGGTCGGATACCTCGACGTCGGCGTCGCGCTCCTCATCGAGTACACCGCGCCCGTCGCCGTGGTGATGTGGGTGTGGTTCCGGCAGGGAAGCAAGCCGAGTCGCCTCACCATTTCGGGTGCCGCCCTCGGCCTCGCGGGACTCGTGTTGCTGCTCGACGTCCTCGGCGGCGGATCCGTCAGCATGGTGGGCGTCGGCTGGGCGCTCGGAGCCATGGTGGGGGCCGCCGTGTACTTCGTCGTGTCGGCCGACAACTCGAACGGACTGCCAGGCATTACCCTCGCGGCGAGCGGACTCGTCGTGGCGCTCATCGTGTTGGGCGGCGCCGCGCTCGCAGGGCTGCTACCCATTGCCTTCAGCACGGGACAGGTCAGATTCACCGGTTTCAGCCTCCCGTGGTGGGCCGTGGGTCTTGCCCTGGGGGCCATCACAGCAGCCCTCGCGTACGTGACGGGAATCGCGGCCGTCAGGACTCTCGGAGCGCGACTGGCGTCCTTTGTGGCGCTCACCGAGGTTCTCGCCGCCGCCACCTTCGCGGCGATCCTGCTCGGTCAGACGCCTGGCCCAGTTCAGCTCGCGGGAGCGGCCCTGGTCCTTGCGGGCGTGGTGGTCGTCAAGATGGGTGAACCCGCCGAGCCCGCGATCGACGTGGACGTGGTGCTCGCGGTGGTCACCACGGTCGCCGCGGTCGCAGCGTTTGACTCCGCCGCGACTCTTGACTCAGCCGAAGAGGCCGACCGCTCCCATGGCGACGCCCACCAGAACGAGCCCGAGCCCCATCGGGTCTAG
- a CDS encoding CGNR zinc finger domain-containing protein: protein MAFAHDTQAALESAVYLANSALEPDTLTSLGDLGEFFDTFEYTGERPVEGDLEPTRAIRRTLHDLFVATRDGAVPQVNEILASARAVPQLVRHGDVDWHIHATTDDRPLAERILVETAMAMIDMIRADEMIRFDRCANDDCDGIVLDLSRNRSRLYCSTACTNRAAAAAYRARQAE, encoded by the coding sequence ATGGCTTTTGCTCATGACACCCAGGCCGCGCTGGAGTCCGCCGTTTACCTGGCAAATTCGGCACTCGAGCCGGACACTCTCACGTCGCTTGGCGACCTCGGCGAGTTCTTCGACACGTTCGAATACACCGGCGAGCGCCCCGTCGAGGGCGACCTCGAACCCACGCGCGCCATCCGCCGCACTCTTCACGACCTGTTCGTTGCCACCCGCGATGGCGCCGTTCCCCAGGTGAACGAGATCCTGGCCAGCGCTCGCGCCGTCCCCCAGTTGGTGCGCCACGGCGACGTGGACTGGCACATCCACGCCACCACCGACGACCGCCCACTCGCCGAACGCATCCTGGTCGAGACGGCCATGGCCATGATCGACATGATTCGCGCAGACGAGATGATCCGCTTCGATCGCTGCGCCAACGATGACTGCGACGGCATCGTGCTCGACCTATCGCGAAACCGTTCACGCCTGTACTGCTCGACGGCCTGCACCAACCGTGCGGCGGCCGCGGCGTACCGCGCGCGTCAGGCCGAATGA
- a CDS encoding iron chaperone, producing the protein MGGSSNGTFSAEEKAAMKEAAAEAKRAKSAKGKEAEAQVCLDKIAAMAPADRALAEKVHQIVTTAAPELDVKTWYGMPAYAKDGKAVVFFQDAGKFKARYATLGFQDNAALDDGTFWPTSFALVSIDDAVAARIAELVKRAVGEAAS; encoded by the coding sequence ATGGGCGGATCGAGCAACGGAACGTTCTCCGCGGAGGAGAAGGCTGCGATGAAGGAGGCCGCGGCCGAGGCCAAGCGCGCGAAGTCGGCCAAGGGCAAGGAGGCGGAGGCGCAGGTATGCCTCGACAAGATCGCGGCCATGGCGCCTGCCGACCGCGCGCTTGCCGAGAAGGTGCATCAGATCGTCACCACAGCGGCACCCGAGCTCGACGTCAAGACCTGGTACGGCATGCCCGCGTACGCCAAGGACGGCAAGGCGGTCGTGTTCTTCCAGGATGCAGGCAAATTCAAGGCGCGCTACGCGACGCTCGGGTTCCAGGACAACGCGGCGCTCGACGACGGCACGTTCTGGCCGACGTCCTTCGCGCTGGTGTCGATCGACGATGCGGTTGCCGCGCGGATCGCGGAGCTGGTCAAGCGCGCGGTCGGCGAGGCGGCGAGCTGA